One Aegilops tauschii subsp. strangulata cultivar AL8/78 chromosome 7, Aet v6.0, whole genome shotgun sequence genomic window carries:
- the LOC123494959 gene encoding uncharacterized protein, with translation MTPRRAAPAPNKASKRKVREDKAGPSSKRKKVRRTMSGDSAGRTPNNRDLDPTGEVGGTMGTTPDCPSDESSEDMSVTNSEVESAMNHRRCRAVLRDPKFSGEAFNAFSSADAYIRAARDGLRKATKQHLTDVQVLIEKNGLLAQELEQCRAQLNAATAELENFKKASSGSPNQLEEKLKIAQEGEKEAKRLHTAG, from the exons ATGACTCCAAGAAGAGCGGCTCCCGCGCCGAACAAGGCCTCGAAAAGGAAGGTCCGCGAAGACAAGGCCGgtccttcatcaaagag GAAAAaggttcgccggactatgtccggggattcGGCCGGTCGTACTCCCAACAACCGGGATTTAGATCCCACCGGAGAGGTGGGGGGCACTATGGGGACAACGCCGGACTGTCCTTCAGATGAGAGTTCGGAAGACATGtctgttaccaactcggaagtagagagcgccatgaatcatcggcgctgcaggGCTGTCTTACGAGACCCTAAGTTCTCGggagaggcattcaatgccttcagctcggctgacgcatacatccgagctgctcgagatgggcttagaaaagccacaaagcaacatttgacagatgtgcag GTCCTTATAGAGAAGAATggcctgctagcccaagagctggagcagtgtcgggcgcagctgaatgctgctaccgccgaactggaaaacttcaagaaggcgtcttctg GATCGCCCAATCAACTTgaagagaagttgaagatcgcccaagagggagaaaaaGAGGCGAAAAGGCTACACACCGCAGGCTAG
- the LOC141027121 gene encoding uncharacterized protein, whose amino-acid sequence MDMAQLLQAFREEHQANTAALQMIAQAVNRQPAGNDNGRSTLAEFKKHAPPTFIETDEPLDADDWVRTIEDLLELVGCTEDHERVAYDAHCLEGTARAWWDGFKVMHAGQNITWNDFKTEFRKAHIPSGIMAIKKREFRALKQGSSTVKEYMQKFSVLSRYAPEDVSTDAAKRERFMEGLNQTL is encoded by the coding sequence ATGGACATGGCTCAGCTTCTCCAGGCCTTCCGAGAGGAACACCAAGCCAACACTGCAGCCCTCCAGATGATTGCTCAAGCTGTCAACCGCCAGCCGGCGGGGAACGACAATGGACGCTCCACGTTGGCAGAGTTCAAGAAGCATGCACCACCCACCTTCATCGAGACTGATGAACCCCTGGATGCAGATGACTGGGTCCGCACCATTGAGGATCTGTTGGAACTAGTCGGCTGCACTGAAGACCACGAGAGGGTGGCATATGATGCCCACTGTCTCGAGGGAACTGCCAGAGCTTGGTGGGATGGATTCAAGGTCATGCATGCTGGGCAAAACATCACTTGGAATGACTTCAAGACAGAATTCCGCAAGGCCCATATTCCTTCCGGAATCATGGCCAtcaagaagcgtgagttccgagCCCTGAAGCAAGGAAGTAGCACTGTCAAGGAGTACATGCAGAAGTTCAGTGTTCTCTCAAGGTATGCTCCTGAGGATGTCAGCACTGATGCTGCCAAAAGAGAGCGCTTCATGGAAGGCCTTAACCAGACTCTATAG